The Planctomicrobium piriforme genome includes the window CCGCAGGCAAACACTACGCAGGCGATCACCGCAACCACGCTGAGGCCATAGAAGCCTGCATCGAAGCCGGCGGCGTCCACCATCAACCCGGTAAGATAATTGCTGAGGGCCGCGCCGAGTCCGATTCCGGTCGCCACGATCCCCTGGGCGAAATTGAATCGACCAGTCCCTTTGGTCAGGTCGGCCATCATCAGCAGGGCGACGACTCCAAAGATGCCGGCTCCCACGCCATCGAGGATCTGATTGGCAATCAGGAACGCCGGGTTCGTCGTCACTGTATAGAGCAGCCCTCGGATGGGCAGCACCGCGAATGCCAACAACATCACCCGTTTGCGTCCAGTTTGCGCTTTGCGGCTGGCGAGGATGGTCACCGGCACCATCGTCAACTGGGCGACGACAATGCAGATCCCCATCATGCTCGATGCAATCTCAGGTCGTTCTGCAGACACCTTTTGCCCCAGTAACGGCAGCATCGCGGCATTGGCGAAATGAAACAGCACGACGGCCAGGGCGAACCACAGAATTCGTGGATCGCGAAACAGGTCAGACAACGGCGAGACATGATGTGACCCGTCGGCAGCATCCGCCCCGCGGGCAAGGTCGTGATCGATATCCTTTTCTCGAATAAACAGCACCGCTGTCGCACTCAGCACGGCCATCGTCGCCATGCTGAAAAAGACGCCGCCGCTTCCCCAGAACCAGCCTGTGATTGCAGCCATCCCTGCCGCTGTCACATTCCCGGCATGAAAACAGGCTTCATTCCTGCCTGCCCGGGCCGGCAGTCGTCGGCGTCCCACTAACCCGAGACTGATCGCCGCGAGTGCAGGTGGGAAGACGGTCGTCACAACACCGGTGAGGATCTGCGTCCCGAGAATCAGCGGACGTGAGGGAACCAGATACATCACCACGGAGGAGATCGCCACGATGATGGCCGCCACGGAAACGGCGAGCCGCTTGTGGTGCGTCCGGTCGATCCAGGCTCCCATGAACGGCTGCGCCACCACGCTTGCCAGCAGCATCATGGCCATCGCCTGACCGGCTTCGCCTGATGTCCAGTGACGGCTGCTCACCAGGTAAATCGCCAGAAACGGGCCGAGCCCGTCGGCGACATCCGCAAGAAAAAAGGCCGTGCCGTCGAGGGCGCGCTGGCTGGTCGATTTCGAATCGGGCGACGTTAGAGAAGACATACAGTTCCACAAAGATCATGAGTCAATTCAGGGGAAAATCGAGTGCGAAGATTTGCACCCTGGCCAGCTTATCCGGCCAACCTGAAGATCACGTGAGAACAAAGTCTGCGCCGATTCTGGGGGCCTTCATCTGTTTGTAATCTGCTGCCGGCGCCTCCACTTCCAACCTGCAGCAATCAGTCATTTTGCGTCAATCGCCGGGCCGCTTTCGTCAGGTCGGCGATGAAATCTCGCCGCATTTGTGCCCGCTGCTCGGCATCCGGCACACGCAAGAGGGCCGAGGGGTGATAAGTCGCGATGGTCGCGTCACACCAGTCGGTTTGCAGCCACTCACCCCGCTGTCGGGTAATGCGAAAGTCGCGGCCAATCAGTGCCTGAGCGGCTGTGGCCCCCAGGCAAATCAGAACTTCGGGACGAATCAACCCGAGTTCTGCTTCCAGCCACGGTCGGCAAGCGTTGACCTCCCTGGCGTCAGGCTTCTGATGCAAGCGACGTTTGCCCCTCAAGGTGAACTTGAAGTGCTTGACGGCATTCGTCACATACGTTTGGCGACGATCGATGCCGGCTTCGTGCAGGGCCTCGTCGAGGACCTCTCCGGCCGGGCCAACAAACGGCTCCCCCGCCAGGTCTTCCTGATCGCCGGGTTGCTCGCCGACCAGCACCAGCCGCGCACTGGTCGGTCCGACGCCAAACACGGTCTGCGTGGCGTGTTGATGCAGGTCGCATCCACGGCACTTTTCTGCCGCTTTGACCAGGTGTGGATAGTCGAGCGATTCCGGCAGAAAGTCCCTGGCGGAACGAGCATTACCTTCCTGTCTCATCAGCATCTCCTGCACGCGCCGGTCAGCATCGGCCAGCAGGTCGGGAATCAGCGACGCCTCGGGCAACGTCGGCCAATGGCGAACTGGCATTTCCCGCACCATCATCTTCAGCTTGATGCGGGCAGGATTGAAAATCGACCCGTAATAGGTTTTCCATAGCACTTCCAGTTCGTCTGCCTCCGGCGCGACGCTACGGGGAACGCCTGGCCCGTAAGCCAATTCATTCTGGTCCCAGACAACCGATTCCTCCGGTGTCAAAATTGCCCAGTGCATGTGAGGAAAACGACGCGATAAGAACGGAGCCACAAGCCGCAGAATGAAATGGTCAGGACGATGCCAGGCGATGAATTCCTCGCGATCTCCTTCAACAACCTTCCGAAACCGAACGAAGGCTTTGGCCTTGTGAGCATCGCGACGCACGGCTGCGTCCATGCGCAGCAGCATCTGCACGTCGTCATCGGTTGTGATGTCGAGTAGCGAGGGCTCGCCATGCGTGAGCCGCCACAGCACCTGATAGAGACGTTGCCAGCGTGCGTCCTCCCGATGGCAGGCGACCCGTCGAGCCAGTTCCAGAAATCGGGGAGACACGCGCGATTGAAACGATGTCGTTGCGACTTTGGGTTCTTCCTGGTCAGAGAAGAGTTGAGACTGTGCAGACTGGGAGTTGAATTGCACATCAGCGGGAGCAACGCCCTCGGCTAACAGGCCTCGGCTCACGGCGCGCCATTCTTCGAAATCGCTGACTGTCAAAAACCGCGACATGCACGTCCTCAGAGTTCTCCGGAGCGTGCGGACTGGGCCGTCTCGAACAACAGCAGTTGCTTCGCGGGCGGAGGAGGGGCGAGCAGACTTTGAACTTGCAGCGTATCGCGACGAGCCGGAATGTGATCGCTCGCAATCACAAAAGCCGCGGTGCGCTTCCAGGCCACTTTCAACTTCTTCAGGTCCGCGACGGTCACTCGATGGTGTCGCCGGATCTTGAGAATCCGGTCGACGCTGCGGACGCCGATACCGGGGATTCTCAGCAAGGCTTCGCGAGGAGCCTGATACACGTCGACTGGGAAATACTCGGGGTGTGCCATCGCCCAGGCGAGCTTCGGATCGACTTCGAGAGACAGATTCTGCTTGGGCCCGGCGATCTCATCGGCCTTGTAGCCGTAAAATCGCATCAGCCAGTCGGCCTGATAGAGCCGATGCTCTCGAACGAGCGGCGGTGACTGGCCTGGCAAGCGGGCGTCCGCATGCGGGATTGGGCTATAGGCAGAGAAATACACCCGGCGCAGCCGCTGATCGGAATACAGTGCCGAGGCGGTTTTCAATATCTCCGCGTCTGAGGTCGCGGTGGCGCCGACAATCATCTGGGTGCTTTGTCCTGCGGGAGCAAAGCGAGGAGCGCGAAACCCGGCCTGGCGTTCCTTGCGATATTCCTCAATGCGCTCGCGAACGCTCTCCATCGCCCCCACGATTTCCGGCACTTTCTTCTCGGGCGCGAGTTGTTTCAAATCAGCAGGGGTCGGAAGCTCGATGTTGACGCTCAGCCGATCGGCATAGCGGCCTGCCTGTTCCAGCAGAATTTCATCCGCGCCAGGAATCGTTTTCAGGTGAATATAGCCGCCGAATTTGTGTTCCTCACGCAGTGTGCGAGCCACTGAAATCAGTTGCTCCATCGTGTAATCGGCGGTCTGAATAATGCCTGAGCTGAGAAACAGGCCTTCGATGTAGTTTCTGGTGTAGAAATCGAGGGTCAGCCGGACCACTTCCGCTGCTGTGAAGCGTGCCCGCGGCGTGTCGCTGGTCACCCGATTGATGCAGTACTGGCAGTCGAAGATGCAGTAGTTGGTCAGCAGAATCTTGAGCAGCGAAACGCAGCGGCCATCCGGGGTATAGCTGTGACAGATTCCCATGCCCTCCGTGCTTCCCAGTCGACTGCCGGCACGAGTGCCTTTCGATCCGCTGCTCGCACAGGACGCGTCGTATTTGGCGGCATCGGCCAGAATCGCAAGTTTCTGCTGAACGTCCATATTCTGCCTTTTGACGCCACATTGCGGCGATCTCGATTTTAGACGCCTGTGACCGTCTGCCCAGACGAGAGTGGCGTCGGTCCGGCAGTAAGAATTTTCCGGGAATTTTTCGACGCGAATCCTTTCCGAGAGCGGTTTGTTCGGAAACAATGCGCGATTCCACTCAAGAACGTCGCAGGGATGCGGCCATTTTCACAATTTGCAAGAAGTCAGCGCCACGATGATTGATCCTGCCAACTCCTGGTCCCTGGCCGACTCGATCGATCTGTATGAAATCGATCGTTGGGGCAACGGGTTCTTCGCCGTTGGAAAAAATGGTCAGGTACAGGTTCACCCGAGCCGCGATGTGAACCAGGCGATCGACCTGAAAGAACTGGTCGACCGATTGCAGGCCCGCGGACTCGATCTGCCGATTCTGGTCCGCTTCAACGGCATTCTGAAAGAACGTCTGCGCGAGATGCACGACGTGTTCGCCAAGGCAATCAAGGATCACGACTACAAGGGGAAATACGCCTGCGTTTACCCGATCAAGGTGAATCAGCAGCGAGAAGTGGTCGACAAGATCATCGAATACGGCCGCGATTACGGATTTGGACTCGAAGCAGGCAGCAAGCCGGAACTGCTGGCGGTCATTGCGATGGCCGAGCCGCACATGCCTATCGTCTGCAACGGTTTCAAGGATGACGAGTTCATCGAAATGGCAATGCTGGCCACGAAGATCGGCCGCACCGTCATCCCCGTCGTCGAAAAATTCTCTGAACTGGAACGCATTCTGGCGTTCGCCACCAAGGTCGGCGTGCGCCCCATGATCGGGATGCGGGTCAAGCTGGCAGCTCGCGGCGCAGGCCGATGGCAGTCGTCAGGCGGTTACCGCTCCAAGTTCGGTTTGACCGTCAGCGAAATCCTGAAAGCACACGAGCTGCTCGAAAGCCGCGGAATGGCCGACTGCTTCAAGTTGCTCCATTTCCATCTCGGCAGCCAGATCACCAACATCCGCCAGGTGAAAGCGGCGATCAACGAGTCGATTCGAGTGTACGTCGATCTGCATCGTCGTGGCGCTGGTCTTGAATACCTGGACGTGGGGGGCGGACTGGGAGTCGATTACGACGGTTCGCAGACCAACTTCCAGTCGAGCATGAACTACACGCTGCAGGAATACGCGAACGACGTCGTCTACCACACGCTGACGGTCTGTGATGAAGCCGGCGTGCCGCATCCGCAGATCATCTCAGAGAGCGGACGTGCCGTCGCTGCGTTCCATAGCGTACTGGTCTTCGGCACGCTGGGCGTGACGCATCAAGGGGAACTCTCCGAGCTCCCCAGCACGATTCCCGAGAACTTCGAACAGCCGCTGCACGACCTGTGGGGCACTTATCAGGGAGTCGTCCCGCGGAATGCGCTGGAGAGCTATCATGACGCTCAGCAGGCGCTGGACATGACGATGAACCTGTTCAGCACCGGTTATCTGCCGCTGGAGCAACGGGTGCTGGCCGAGAACCTGTTCTTCGCGATCTGTCACAAGATTCGCAAGATCACCGAGGAGATGGAGTATGTCCCGGACGAGCTGACCGGCCTCGACCGGATGCTCTCCGACCTGTTCTTCTGCAACTTCTCACTGTTCCAGTCGATGCCGGATAGCTGGGCCATCAAGCAGCTCTTTCCTGTGATGCCGATTCATCGCCTGAAAGAGCAGCCGACTCGCCACGCCGTGCTATGCGACATCACCTGTGACTCCGACGGGAAGATCGACACGTTCATCGACCGCCGCGACGTCAAGAAGACGCTGATGCTGCACGACTACCAGAACGAGCCGTATTACCTGGGCGCGTTTCTGATCGGCGCGTATCAGGAAATTCTCGGCGACCTGCACAACCTCTTTGGCGACACGAACACCGTTCACGTCGACATCAAGGACGGCGAAGTCGTGCTGGAAACGATCATCAAGGGGGAGACGATCTACGAAGTGCTGGACTATGTGCAGTACAAGGGGAAAGACCTGATGGACCGCGTACAGGTGCACGTCGAAAATGCCGTTCGCCAGGGACGGATCGACAACGTCCAGGCCGGGCACTTCGTGAGAACCTACGAAGAAAGCCTGATGGGGTATACCTATCTGGAAGGGGCGCGAGACGTGTAATGAGGGAGGGAATTCCTCGTCGTTGGTCATGGGCAAGACGAGGAAGGTACAATTTGCACAGGTTTCTTGTTGCCTCCAAGGTGAGTGATCATGCAAAAGCCTGTAGACGATTTTGCCTTGCCCCTGGCGCAGAACTGTCGCATCTCAAGGCGAGAGATTTTGCAGGCGAGTTTGTCGGCTTGCGGTGCGCTGGCTCTGACACAGTCTGCCGCGGCGGCGGAGCCCGTCAGTTCGCAGAAGATTGATGACCGGAAGTTTTCTCCGAAGGCTTACAAGGTCAAGAAGTCAATCAATCTGTGGGCGTTTCCGTATCCGCAGCGGATGAATCTGGAAGAGTGTCTGCAACTGGCGAAGGATGCCGGATTCGACGGTATTGAACTCAATTACGATCTCGATAATGACCTCTCTCCCAAGGCGAGCAGCGGTGACTATGCGGCCATTCGCAAAATGGCCGATCGAATTGGGATCGAGATCAGCGGGCTCTGTTCATTTCTGTTCTGGCCGTACCCTTTGACGAGCAACGACGCGGGCAAGCGGCAACAGGGGCTGGAGCTGGCGGGCAAGATTGCCCAGGCCGCCCACGATCTGGGAGTGCAGAACGTGCTGGTCGTGCCGGGGGCAGTGAATATCCCGTGGCGGAACGATCATGAACCCGTTCCTAACGACGTCTGCGATCGTCGGGCGCGGGAGGCGGTGGGTCAGTTGGAAAAGCAGGCGGCCAAGCTGAAGGTGTTTTTGAACATAGAGAATATCTTTTTCAACGGCTACCTGATGACGCCGATGGAGATGAATCAATTCGTCGATAGTTTCGGCAGCGAACATGTCAAAGTGCATTTCGACACCGGCAACATCTCGATGTTCCAGTACCCTGAACACTGGGTGCCTGTGCTGGGGAAGCGGATTCAGAACATTCACTTCAAGGAATACACCAAGAAGGGGACGGATTACTCGCTGGAAACATTTCGACCATTGCTCGACGGCACGACGGACTGGCCGGCGGTGATGAATGCGCTCGAACAGACCGGCTATGAAGGCTATGTGACGTTCGAGTATTTCCATCCGTATCCGCACTACCCTGAAGCGTTGATCTATCAGACGAGCGATTCGCTGAATCGGATCATTGGACGGCGCGGGGCGTGACGAGTGATGTGCCATTCAGTCGCACCAAAGTCTTCCGTGAATCGTCGCGAGATTGAAATGCAGACCGTGAAGGCACTGCACGATGCTGGAATCGGAAATCTTGTGCCGGGCATGTGCGGCGTTCGGTCTACGGCTGGAGAATCTCAAGCTCCTGGGACGGTCGCAGAATCTGGTTTATGAACATCGCAGCGTCGAGGATTCGTCGATCTTACGAATTTCGACCGGTCGTTGGCGGACCATTACCGAAGTGGAAAGTGAACTCGCCTGGATGGATGAACTTGCCGCCGCTGGTATCGCGACTTGTCGTCCGCTGCAGTCGAATAAGGGTCGCCTGTGCGAGTTGATCGAGGAGGGCGGGGAGCAGGCGATCGCGGTGCATTTCGAGCATGCCCCAGGCCGTAAGATCGAACGGGCCGAGATCGATGAGGGGTTGTACCAACGCTTCGGCCGGTTGACGGCTCAATTGCACGCTTCGTCTTTTGATCGTCCTCTGCAGACTGCAGCGCAGGCAGGCCGCCTGCGCTGGGACCAGTCACGATTGCTCGTCCAGGATCTTGATGATTTCACGCCAGCACGCGCGGCGGGCTTTCGCCGGTCCGTCAGAGAACTCATCCAGGAATTACGACCACAGGTGGAGGGGCGGCTGGGTCTGGTGCATGGAGACCTTTCCTTTTCGAACATGTTTCTCGATGGAGAGCGATTGTGGATCTTCGACTTCGACAATTGTGAGATCGGTTCGATCGAACAGGATTTCTCCGTCGTGCTGTTTGATGCGATTTATTGCAGGCTGCTGAATCGAGTTTCGATGGACGAACTGGCTCAACAGATTCGGCAGCGCTGGATGCGGTTTCTTGAAGGGTACTGCGAGGTGCGGACGCTACCGAGGATTGACCCGGAGTTGCTGCGGAAGTTTCTAATTCTTCGCGAAGGATTGATTTACATTCATTACTGCCGCACGCTGGACTTTTCTGCTTTGACCGACGCAACGCGAGCAGCGATCGAGGAAATGCGACAACGCGTTGAAGATCGAGCCACGGAGATTGAATTGGCGGAGTGAAGGGCGGGATGATGGGTGCGTCACGGCTCATGTCTGACCAGTACGATTCATAATCCCCCCTGATACCGGGCTTCCGCCCAGCTCTCAAGACAAGTCTGCAGGCCGAGAGCCGTTGCGGCCAAATTGCATCGTTGCTGTCATTATCACCTGTTTTCGAGTGATTGGTGTTGCTGATTAGGAACATCACCGTGTCATCGCTGCGGAGAACTCCTGTCTGCTTGTGGCGGCGGCCTGATTCTGGTCTAGTCGAGCTGCCGTCAAATTCTTTGACGGCAAGGGGACGACTTCTTTCAGAAGACAAATATGAAACGGCAAATTCTCGGGGCTGCGGTCATTTTAACCCTGTGTGTCACAACCACGTTTGCCCAACGGGCAGGGGGACGCTCTGGCGGTGGGGGGGGCGGCGGACCTGGCGGAGGCGGGTCGCGCGGTGGTGAAGGGGGCGGCGGGTTTGGAGGCGGTGGCGGCGGTGGAGGTCCGGGCGGCGGTGATCGGTCTGGCGGCGGAGGAGGAGGTCCAGGCGGGGGAGCTGGCGGATTCGGCGGAGGCGGTGGAGCAAGCAGCAGTCGAGCCGGTGGGGCTGGCGGCTTTGGCGGCGGCAACAGTTCGCCTCCAGGCGGAAGCTGGCGCGATGGCTCAGGTAATTCTGGAGGACAGTTCGGCGGCATGGGGGCAGCCGGTCGCAATGGAGCAAATCAAGGGGACGGACAAGGGAACGCCGCCGCAGGGGCAGCCTTCGCCAACAAGAATCAATCCAGCGCTTCAGGTGCTGATGGTGCAGCTGCGGGAGCAGCTCACTCCAATCGCAATCAACCCAATGCTTCCGGCGCGGATGGCGCGGCAGCAGGTGCTGCCTATTCCAACAAGAACCAGCCCAACGCATCGGGTGCCGAAGGCGCTGCCGCCGGGGCCACGGCCGCGAATCGGAATCAACCGAACGCATCGGGCGCTCAAGGCGCGGCTGCTGGAGCAGCGGCTGCCAACCGCAACCAGCCGAATGCCACAGGTGCTCAGGGAGCCGCCGCAGGCGCTGCCTACGAGAATCGCAATCAGCCCAACGCCAGTGGTGCTGAAGGGGCTGCTGCCGGAGCGGCCTACGCAAACCGGAATCAACCGCAGATGTCGGGCGCTCAGGGCGCGGCCGCGGGCGCGGCGTATGCCAATCAGAATCAGCCGCAGATGTCCGGGGTCGAAGGGGCGGCAGCCTATGCCGGCGTTCGCGATTCCTACGATCATCCAGATGCTTACAGCCAGAACTGGTATGGCAATCACCCGGCCGCCTGGTCGGCGCCGAACTGGAGTTCAGGTAATGCCTGGAACGCTTCCAGCTACGATGCAGTGGCCAGTCACATCGGCGCGACCAGTACGCCTCCGGTCAACTATGGCTACGGGGACAACGTGAACTACGCCGACGGAAATGTGAACGTCAACGGCCAGAGCGTCGGTACTGCCGCCGCCTACAGCCAGCAGGCAGCAGACCTCGCAGCGAATGGTTACAACGCTCCCACCGCCGACAGCGACAACTGGCTGCCGCTGGGAGTCTTTGGTCTCGTTCGCAATGAGGCCCAGCATCCGCAACTGACCTTGCAACTGGCCGTCAACAACCAGGGCGTGCTGCGCGGCAACTATCATGACACCGTCACCGACACCACGCTGCCGATTCACGGCAAGGTGCAACAGGAGACCCAACGGGCCGCCTGGACCGTCGGCGAAAACGACAACTTCATCATGGAAGCGGGCGTGCAGAACCTGACCCAGGGTGAAGCCCCGACGCTGATCCACAAGAACGGCGAAACCGTTCGCTGGTGGCTCGTGCGACTGCCGAACCCAAACCAGGGAGGCAACCTGGGAACCGATCCGAATGCCGGAAACTGAATTCAGTTTGCCTCTCATTGCGAATTCAATCAGCGCGATTGTTTTCGCCATTGAGAAACCGTTGATGCCTTCATCCGCGACTGGGCGAGCCGCTCGCGAATGAAGGTGCGCCCTGCGTGGCGTGTTCATCTCGAATTCACTTCTTTCGATCCACCCCGGACGCCTCGATCTTGAGTGCGGTCTGGCAATTCAGTTCTTCGCCAACGTCAGGCAACCGTCTGGCGTTGGCCTGTCATTTCACCAACAGCGGGAAAACAAACGATGCAACACCGATTTCGATTCAGCGGTTTCGCGCCGCTGATGGCCGTGGCGGCCCTGCTGGGCGCCGCGGTCGCGGGCCAGGCCGCGGACAAACAGCCAAACATCGTCTTCATCATGGGAGACGACATCGGCTGGTATAACGTCGGCGCTTACAACCACGGCATCATGGCCGGCAGGACGCCGAATCTCGACAAGCTGGCCAAAAGCGGAATGATGTTCACGGACTATTATGCCGAGGCCAGTTGCACGGCCGGCCGCGCCAACTTCATTACAGGCCAGTTGCCGATTCGCACCGGTTTGACCACCGTCGGTCAGGCTGGTTCCAAGATCGGCATGCCGGCCGCAGCCCCGACGATCGCCACCGCCCTCAAGTCAATGGGCTATGCGACAGGCCAGTTCGGCAAGAATCACCTGGGGGATCTGAACGAGTTTCTGCCGACAGTGCATGGCTTCGACGAGTTCTTCGGCTACCTGTACCACCTCGACGCCATGGAAGATCCTTCTCACCGCAATTACCCGCCGGCACTGAAGGAAACCATCGGCCCTCGCAACATGGTTCACTCCTGGGCCACCGATAAAGACGATTCGACCGTCCAGCCTCGCTGGGGCAAGATCGGCAAGCAGAAGATCGTCGACGCCGGCACCTTGTATCCAGACCGGATGGAAACCGTCGATGACGAAATTCTCGATCTCGCGCTCAAGTTCACGGACAAGGCCAAGGCCGACGGCAAGCCGTTCTTTCTCTGGCTCAACCCCACTCGTATGCACGTCGTGACGCACCTGTCCGACAAATACGAGAACATGCGGACGCCGGAGAACGGCTGGTCCATTCAGGAAGCAGGCATGGCGCAGCTCGACGACGTGGTCGGCTCCGTCATGAAGTACCTCAAGGATCAGGGGCTGGAAGAGAACACCATCGTCGTCTTCTCCACCGACAACGGTGCGGAAAACTTCACCTGGCCTGACGGCGGACAGACTCCCTTCGCGGGCGGCAAAGGGACCGCGTTGGAAGGGGGCTTTCGAGTTCCCTGCATTCTCAGTTGGCCAGGCAAGGTGCCTGCCGCCACCGTGCAGAACCAGATTTTCTCCGGACTGGACTGGTTCCCGACGTTCGTGGCCGCGGCAGGCAATCCCGACGTTGCCGCGGAACTGCTGAAAGGGAAGCAACTGGGAGACAAGACCTATAAGGTTCATCTCGACGGCTATAACCAGTTGGACCTGATCACCGGCAAGGGACCGTCAGCGCGGCACGAAGTCTTCTACTTCACCGAGAGTACTCTGAGTGCGGTGCGGATCGACGATTACAAGTATCGCTTCACCGACCAGCCGGGCGGCTGGCTGGGGGGCACGATCAAGGTCGACTGGCCGATCCTCTGCAATCTGCGGCTCGACCCATTTGAACGGACAGGCATGCCGAGCGGAGACAAGGGCTCGATCAACTATTACGACTGGTTCGCCTATGAGTTCTGGCGTTTTACCTTTGTCCAGCAAGAGGTGGGCAAGTACGCCCAGACGTTTATCGAATACCCGCCGATGCAGGCGGGCGCCAGCTTCAACCTCGAGGCCCTCAAGGCCGAACTGGAAAAGAAAGCGGAGCAGATGAAGAGCGCCACTGGCAAGTAACGGTCTGGCAAGGATGATGAGCATGGGCGGTCCGCAAGAGCCGCCCATTTTTTGTCCACAGCGACATGTCGATGGAATCGACATGTTTTCAGAACGTGTCGAAAAAATCCCGTTTTGTCGACATGTCGTATTTGTGAGTTCTTGCCATTCTCATGCCGTCTTTGGCGTAAACTTCAGCGAGACAGAATTGATGCAGTACCGCTGCCCGGTCGGGGTATGAGGCGCGTCGTCGAAGATGTGGCCCAGGTGCGAACCGCAGTTGGCGCACAGCACTTCCGTGCGAGTCATGCCGTAGCTGCGATCGACAACCAGTTCGACTGCGTCGCCTGCCTTCGCCGCATAAAACGCAGGCCAGCCGCAGCCCGAGTGGAACTTCGTCTCTGACTCGAACAGTTCCTGTCCGCAGGCGGCGCAGGCGTAGGCGCCGGGTTCGAAGTGTTCGTCGTACTTGTTGCGAAAAGGACGTTCGGTCCCCTTCTGGCGGAGAACCTGATACTGCTCCGGCGTGAGCAGCTCTTTCCATTCGGCGTCGGTGCGTTGGATGTTGTGAGGCATGGGTGTGTTTGGTTGAAGGTTGAGAGGTTGATGGTTGAAGGTCAGATACTGTATCGCAGGAGTCGGGCGAGGCGTTTCAGGGCGGGGATGCGGGTAAGTAGTCGGGAGGGCCAGGAGAGGCGGGCCAGTTGTTGAGGGTCATGATCGGTGAGGTCGGTGACGAGTCGCAGACGCGGGTTCCAGGTTTCCAGTTCATGCGGGTCATCAATCCCCCAGCGTAACATCGCTCCTGTGGAGCGAATGGAAGAATGATAACCGATCAGTTTTAGACACAGTTGGCTGTAGGCATCGAAAATCAATTCGCCTGAGGGAAGATGAGCGAGCAAGGCATTCAGCAATGCCTGGACGTCATCTGCTGTGAGATAGGGGAACACTCCTTCGGCGACGATCAAGGTCGGTCTGTCGCTCGGAACTTCCGACAGCCATGTGTGCCCTGGTTCGGTGAGCGAAGCAGAGATCAACGTCTGGCCCACTCGTGACGGGTAGAGGCTTCTTCGCAGTTGAATGACTTCCGGCAAGTCGATGTCGAACCAGCGGACGGACGGATTCGGATTCACTCTGAGAATGCGGCTGTCGAGCCCGCAACCCAGGTGCAACACGACGGACTCGGAATGGGCAGCCAGGAATTCAGTGGTCCAGTCATCGAGCGTTTTTGCTCGCACCGCGAGCCCGATCATGCCGTCGCGCCACACCTGGAATCGGGTGAGGTCGGCATCGAGCCGTTCAATGGCGGCGGCAGCGAAGTGATCGTGCAGCAGTGAATCCGCGAGTCGGCTCTCCCTGGCCTTGGCGGAGAGGGTGATCAAAGGAGTTTGCTGCACGTTCTGCAGGCGGAGTTCCGTCATGTCCGCCTTTCCTAATGATGTTGACTGCACGTCTTGTATTTTTACCACTAACAGCAGGGGATCAACTGCGCTGCGCGGATCAGTTCTTTTCCTATTGCCTGGGGAGTTCACGAATCGGCGGCGAAAGCACTGTTTTTCTCAATCACCCGTGGACTTGAAGTGACGCAGGAGTCTATAGTTGCGTCGTCCGTCAGGCGGCGGAACGAGGTTTTGAAACATTCAGGGAGGAAATTTCAATGGGCAGGGTATTGGGCATCTCGCTGGGAATCGCATGTCTGCTCGCTGCAGGATTGAATGCAAAAGCAGATGAAGTGGTCCAGCCGCTCAACGGCCAATGGGTCGTGGTCGAACTGGTCGAAGACGGC containing:
- a CDS encoding UdgX family uracil-DNA binding protein (This protein belongs to the uracil DNA glycosylase superfamily, members of which act in excision repair of DNA. However, it belongs more specifically to UdgX branch, whose founding member was found to bind uracil in DNA (where it does not belong), without cleaving it, appears to promote DNA repair by a pathway involving RecA, rather than base excision.), whose protein sequence is MSRFLTVSDFEEWRAVSRGLLAEGVAPADVQFNSQSAQSQLFSDQEEPKVATTSFQSRVSPRFLELARRVACHREDARWQRLYQVLWRLTHGEPSLLDITTDDDVQMLLRMDAAVRRDAHKAKAFVRFRKVVEGDREEFIAWHRPDHFILRLVAPFLSRRFPHMHWAILTPEESVVWDQNELAYGPGVPRSVAPEADELEVLWKTYYGSIFNPARIKLKMMVREMPVRHWPTLPEASLIPDLLADADRRVQEMLMRQEGNARSARDFLPESLDYPHLVKAAEKCRGCDLHQHATQTVFGVGPTSARLVLVGEQPGDQEDLAGEPFVGPAGEVLDEALHEAGIDRRQTYVTNAVKHFKFTLRGKRRLHQKPDAREVNACRPWLEAELGLIRPEVLICLGATAAQALIGRDFRITRQRGEWLQTDWCDATIATYHPSALLRVPDAEQRAQMRRDFIADLTKAARRLTQND
- a CDS encoding MFS transporter produces the protein MSSLTSPDSKSTSQRALDGTAFFLADVADGLGPFLAIYLVSSRHWTSGEAGQAMAMMLLASVVAQPFMGAWIDRTHHKRLAVSVAAIIVAISSVVMYLVPSRPLILGTQILTGVVTTVFPPALAAISLGLVGRRRLPARAGRNEACFHAGNVTAAGMAAITGWFWGSGGVFFSMATMAVLSATAVLFIREKDIDHDLARGADAADGSHHVSPLSDLFRDPRILWFALAVVLFHFANAAMLPLLGQKVSAERPEIASSMMGICIVVAQLTMVPVTILASRKAQTGRKRVMLLAFAVLPIRGLLYTVTTNPAFLIANQILDGVGAGIFGVVALLMMADLTKGTGRFNFAQGIVATGIGLGAALSNYLTGLMVDAAGFDAGFYGLSVVAVIACVVFACGVRETLQPDSESNKISAPSNPEPRVTQPVTV
- a CDS encoding putative DNA modification/repair radical SAM protein, giving the protein MDVQQKLAILADAAKYDASCASSGSKGTRAGSRLGSTEGMGICHSYTPDGRCVSLLKILLTNYCIFDCQYCINRVTSDTPRARFTAAEVVRLTLDFYTRNYIEGLFLSSGIIQTADYTMEQLISVARTLREEHKFGGYIHLKTIPGADEILLEQAGRYADRLSVNIELPTPADLKQLAPEKKVPEIVGAMESVRERIEEYRKERQAGFRAPRFAPAGQSTQMIVGATATSDAEILKTASALYSDQRLRRVYFSAYSPIPHADARLPGQSPPLVREHRLYQADWLMRFYGYKADEIAGPKQNLSLEVDPKLAWAMAHPEYFPVDVYQAPREALLRIPGIGVRSVDRILKIRRHHRVTVADLKKLKVAWKRTAAFVIASDHIPARRDTLQVQSLLAPPPPAKQLLLFETAQSARSGEL